One segment of Streptomyces sp. YIM 121038 DNA contains the following:
- a CDS encoding class F sortase: protein MTTQPQEDAAPARRRTGRIAAAAALTAAVGVGLIACGQGGQSAAAPDVTVKNAATTQAARAPAPLPESKPTGLRIPAAGVDAARMLDLGIGADGELEVPPVAQAEVPGWWTGGVTPGQKGAAVLVAHYDTVNGPALMRNVARVKVGDAIMVPRADGSTARFRVREIQQVDKKDFPTHKVYGTTDRPELRLLTCGGPIRNGHRADNIILYADLVR, encoded by the coding sequence ATGACCACGCAGCCCCAGGAAGACGCCGCCCCCGCCCGCCGCCGCACGGGACGCATCGCCGCGGCCGCCGCCCTCACCGCCGCCGTCGGCGTCGGGCTCATCGCCTGCGGCCAGGGCGGGCAGAGTGCCGCCGCCCCCGACGTGACCGTGAAGAACGCGGCGACCACGCAGGCCGCACGGGCCCCGGCACCCCTGCCGGAGTCGAAGCCGACCGGCCTGCGGATCCCGGCGGCCGGTGTCGACGCCGCGCGGATGCTGGACCTCGGCATCGGCGCGGACGGCGAGCTCGAAGTGCCGCCGGTCGCGCAGGCGGAGGTCCCTGGCTGGTGGACGGGCGGTGTCACGCCCGGCCAGAAGGGCGCGGCCGTGCTCGTCGCGCACTACGACACCGTGAACGGCCCGGCGCTGATGCGGAACGTGGCCCGGGTGAAGGTCGGCGACGCCATCATGGTGCCGCGCGCGGACGGCAGTACGGCGAGGTTCCGGGTGCGCGAGATCCAGCAGGTCGACAAGAAAGACTTTCCAACCCATAAGGTGTACGGGACGACCGACCGACCGGAGCTGCGCCTGCTGACGTGCGGCGGCCCGATCAGGAACGGCCACCGCGCCGACAACATCATTCTCTACGCCGACCTCGTGCGGTGA
- a CDS encoding nuclease-related domain-containing protein produces the protein MSGLRVVPAFRHGQERLYVCRADGRNVAWYDRETARVNLLSAAEEEDVLHVLAPFLTGNVAVGPPPVPTPAELARLSLHPDDDLAPNRPGEALRVQLERDPPSARKLRSDPRSRALAAEVAVGEALDRLDAVGWHTLHSVGLPGGARIHHLLIGPGGLFCVHAVPARRQRVRVADPLVAVGRARPAPLLRELRADAARASFALTAEVRAVLVPVGAVSVEVTSAPREVHVLAEPDLSGLARAGGVLKPADVEALHALARDRHVWHRV, from the coding sequence ATGAGCGGACTGCGTGTCGTTCCGGCGTTCCGGCACGGTCAGGAGCGGCTCTACGTGTGCCGGGCGGACGGCAGGAACGTGGCCTGGTACGACCGTGAGACCGCCCGTGTGAACCTGCTCAGCGCGGCCGAGGAGGAGGACGTCCTGCACGTCCTCGCCCCCTTCCTCACCGGGAACGTCGCGGTCGGGCCGCCGCCCGTGCCCACCCCCGCCGAGCTGGCCAGGCTCTCCCTCCACCCCGACGACGACCTCGCGCCGAACCGGCCCGGCGAGGCGCTGCGCGTCCAGCTCGAACGCGATCCGCCGTCGGCCCGCAAGCTGCGCTCCGACCCCCGCAGCCGGGCCCTCGCCGCCGAGGTCGCCGTCGGCGAGGCCCTGGACCGGCTCGACGCCGTGGGCTGGCACACGCTGCACTCCGTCGGCCTGCCCGGCGGCGCCCGCATCCACCACCTCCTGATCGGGCCCGGGGGGCTCTTCTGCGTCCACGCGGTGCCCGCGCGGCGGCAGCGGGTGCGCGTCGCCGACCCCCTGGTGGCGGTCGGCCGCGCCCGGCCCGCACCGCTCCTGCGGGAGCTGCGCGCCGACGCCGCGCGGGCCTCCTTCGCCCTCACCGCCGAGGTCCGGGCCGTCCTCGTGCCCGTCGGCGCGGTCTCCGTCGAGGTCACATCGGCACCGCGCGAGGTCCATGTGCTGGCCGAGCCGGACCTGTCGGGGCTCGCGCGGGCGGGGGGCGTGCTCAAGCCGGCGGATGTGGAGGCGCTGCACGCGCTGGCGCGCGACCGGCACGTCTGGCACCGGGTCTAG
- the ligD gene encoding non-homologous end-joining DNA ligase: protein MTPITEVEGRRLALSNLDKVLYPASGFTKGEVLHYYATAADVLLPELRDRPVSFLRFPDGPEGQLFFTKNVLPGTPAWVRTAEVPRSEGPARQILVQDLPTLMWAANLVTEFHTPQWRAHAPGLADRLVLDLDPGPPATVVEACRVALWLRERLVADGFSVYVKTSGSKGLHVVVPLVPVASARVSAYAKELAVAAERALPALVVHRMTRSLRPGKVFVDFSQNAAAKTTATAYTVRARGEPTVSAPLAWGEVERCGGVGDAGLLVFRAPDMAARLRREGDLFAGVREPGRAGLLPGA from the coding sequence ATGACGCCCATCACGGAGGTGGAGGGGCGACGGCTGGCGCTCAGCAACCTCGACAAGGTGCTGTACCCGGCGAGCGGCTTCACGAAGGGTGAGGTCCTGCACTACTACGCGACCGCCGCGGACGTGCTGCTCCCCGAGCTGCGCGACCGGCCGGTGTCGTTCCTCCGCTTCCCGGACGGGCCCGAGGGGCAGCTCTTCTTCACCAAGAACGTGCTGCCCGGTACGCCCGCCTGGGTGCGGACGGCCGAGGTGCCGCGGTCCGAGGGGCCCGCGCGGCAGATCCTCGTACAGGACCTGCCGACGCTGATGTGGGCGGCGAACCTGGTGACGGAGTTCCACACACCGCAGTGGCGGGCGCACGCGCCGGGGCTCGCTGACCGGCTCGTGCTCGACCTCGACCCCGGGCCGCCCGCGACCGTGGTGGAGGCGTGCCGGGTGGCGCTGTGGCTGCGGGAGCGGCTGGTCGCCGACGGGTTCTCGGTGTACGTGAAGACGTCGGGGAGCAAGGGGCTGCACGTGGTCGTGCCGCTGGTGCCGGTCGCGTCCGCGCGGGTCTCGGCGTACGCGAAGGAGCTCGCGGTGGCGGCGGAGCGGGCGCTGCCCGCGCTCGTGGTGCACCGGATGACGCGGAGCCTGCGGCCGGGGAAGGTGTTCGTGGACTTCAGTCAGAACGCGGCGGCGAAGACGACGGCGACGGCGTACACGGTGCGGGCGCGGGGGGAGCCCACGGTGTCGGCGCCCCTGGCCTGGGGGGAGGTGGAGCGCTGCGGGGGCGTCGGGGACGCGGGGCTGCTCGTCTTTCGGGCGCCGGACATGGCTGCCCGGCTGCGGCGGGAGGGTGACCTGTTCGCGGGGGTGCGGGAGCCCGGCCGGGCGGGCCTGCTGCCCGGCGCCTGA